From the Pseudomonas sp. VD-NE ins genome, the window ATTCCCTCAGACAGGCTGAAATAACGAGTGTCGGGAGTCTGGATACCGCACAAGCGTAAACATTCGGCATAGACCATTTCGATGGCGCACACCTCGGGATGTTCTTGCTGAGCCGGAAATTTCACCAACCAGGCTTCGAAACCGGGAGTGGCAGCCGTAGTAAAGGCGTCAGTGTGCGGATCGCGATACACCAGCGCTTTGGGTCGGGCGCCCTGTGGAGAGCCTCCGACCAATAGCAGTTTCTGGAGAAGCTCTCCACCTTTACCTTTGAGTACCTCCTGCACTTCGGACGCGAGCAACTCGATGGGAACATGCATTTGCGGTTCCAGCGCCTCGGGTGCAACAGGTTCAAACGACATGGCCCCCATGGCATTGTTGCCAATGTAGGCTAGCCGCTCCAAAGGACCTATTCGCGCAGGGTTGAGGCCTCGACGTTTGAACAATCGGTCCATCAGCAACATGCCCCAGCCATCCGGCAGCGAGTCATAAACCGGCCCAGGCAGTCCCAACTGATGTGACGGGAAATCCCGGTTTAACCTGGCTCCCTGTAATGGAAGCCTCAAGGAGGAGAGTTCCAGCCCTCTGTTTTTTGCCTCATCGCTGTACTCAAACACGACCTGCGGGCGACCGGTCAGGGCTATTGTGGAAGCAAGTGTGCCCCACCGCCAACGTTCACCCCAGCCCTCGTAGTAGACGTCAACTTGTTCAAGCATTATCGGCTTTCCTTTTGATGCGATGACGCTTGGCCGTTTTTTCGTAGCGAATGATATCGTCCAGAGTTTCGAGCCTTGGCAGAAACAACCCTTCGAGTTCCTTTTCGCGCCCGAGAACCATCGCCACTCGCACCATGTTGTCGAAACTCACATTACGACCGGCTTCAAGGTTTGACACCGTATTCGTCGCAATGCCCGCGCGAGCGGCCACGTCTGCCTGTGTCATCTCCAAAGCCAATCGTTCTGTGCGCAGGCGTTGGCAAATCCGTTTGACGATCTCGCTTGCGGTGGTGAGGCTTAAATCCAGCATGTCGTGTGTACCGTCGACGTTCAGTTTTGATTCTCAGTACGCAATATACTGTGGATTAAACCTAAAAATATCATTTAACTCACAAGAAAATGTAATTAGGTTTAATGGGTAGGATAGGCCAGCACGCGTTGACGCGCCAAGGTTCAACCCTGCTGCAAAACTTTCAGAGCCGCCGACGCCAGAAAGCCCGAGCGGCTTTTTTCTTCCGGGTGATGCAACACATATTCATCAATGCGGTTGAGCAAGTGCCCCGGCAGGGTGATGTTGAGCTTTTGGGCTTTGCCCAAATACTTGAGCACATCGATATCCACCACGGCCCATGCACAACCGGCGTATTTCGGGTTGGCCACGTGCAGGCTCAGTTTGCTGGCCGCTGGAATGGGGGCGTCGTCGTCCGCCAGAATCTCGAAATGACCTTCGATGGCTTCGCGAGCCATGGCGACGGCATCGTCCAGATCCTCTCCGGCGGAAAAGCATCCAGGAATGTCCGGGACTTCTACACCCCAAGCGTGATGGTCATCGCCAATTGAAATCGCAATCGGGTAGAGCATATTCGTTGTCCTCCATGGCGCAACTGACTCAGAGAGTCAAAGCAGCGCCTGCTGCAAAATACTGATGGCCGTTTTCTTCAGCAGATCCTTTTTCGGATGTGGCACGGTGACCAGTCCTGGTTTGCTCGGATGCTTGAAGTGATGGTGACTTCCTTTGATCCGTACCAGATACCAACCGTCTGCGACGAGTTGGCCGATTAAAAAACGGCTATTCACAACACTGTGGTGTGCTTGGTGGGTACTATACTCATTGAATTAATATGATCAACACTATAACCACCGGTCGGTCGTCGTCCTCTGACGGGCGGGGTGGCTTACCGCAGTCTAGGTAAGGCAGAGGCGATGGTGAGGTGGGTGTGTTACCGGGTTTTGCTTATGTTCATGTGGAGATCTTCCGCTGCAAAATAATGGAACACATCTTTTTCTGACGTCACTGCTCGGGCTGCTAACGTTGAACTCTAATGGGCGAAGGTCATGGACACTCAACGAGCCTGTTGAGAGGAAATCACCTCTCGATAAAGCCAGCGTAGTAATGCATGGAATTTGGCCATGTGATCGTCAGAAGGGAGTGAAACGGATGTCGACTCTAAAATTCAGCTATAGAGATGCAAAGGGCGATTTAAGTCAGCGAGAGTTGATTCAATGGTCAGAGAATTCGATTTACATTCAAGGACGATCGGCCAGCGATACCTTTCCTAAAACCTATCGCAAGGATCGCATCATCGAAGTATTGCTCGGGGCTGAGTTGCTCTTAAACGAGGCCGCTCCTCCTTCTCCGAGGCTTCAGCACGATCGAAAGCCACCAGCGCTCGTTGCTTCAGAAGCCGCTTCGCGAATGCCTGATCCGAAAATGTCACCAGGTAGGATCAATCAAATTCTTTTCACTGGGTTCGCTGCTGCACAACGGGCTGAGCTTGAGCAAAAAGCAGTGGAATATGGGTTGAAGGTCATGAGTACGGCAGGCAAGACGCTGACGTTTCTTTGTTATGGCGAAAATGCGGGGCCAACCAAAGTTTCCAAGGCACTTGAGGCTGGAGCTTTCATCATCAACTCAGAGCAATTCTTGAATCTGATCACAACGGGAGAAATCCCCTGAAGTCATTACTTCGATCAGCTTACGCATTGAAACCTGCGCCAACCGCCGAATACTTGATGCGTGCAGCCAGCATCACCTCATTCTGCTTCTTGGTAGCTTCGGTCAGCACTTCACGGTAAACGCGCTTTTTTTTCGTGGGATTTCGCATTACGGATGAAGTCTGCGAATGGGCTTGCGTACTCCTCTTTGAATCCGATTGTCATGGAATTGCTCCGTCATTGATTCCAAGCATGGGCATCATTTCGTGCCTCGCATACTACTCAAGGATTGTCGTTAGAGAGAACAAAAGCGTACAGGTGGAGGGTGCATCTTCAACCTGCGGTGTGTTTCTGAATGGTTCCACGCTGACCAAATGACCAACCTCAAATCCCAGGCACAAAAAAACCGGCCATCAAGACCGGTTTTTTCTGTTCCTGCATCCCCCGTCAAAAAACACAACGTGAGACAAAAATTGAGTGGAGCGGGTAGAGGGAATCGAACCCTCGTCGGAAGCTTGGGAAGCTACTGTTCTACCATTAAACTATACCCGCTCAGAGCGGCTGACTTTGTACCAGACTCGGCCACGGATTTGAAGTTTTTCTTTTACTCATGAACGCTTTAAATCACTGAAAACGGTCAATCGCGGGCGAGCACTGCGGTGCGTAAAGCAAAATCCCAGCCCCACAGCCTCGCTCGCAACGACACCCTTTCAAATAGCCAATGCATGTTGATCCTGAACAAACGAGTAGCGCGTTCGGCTGGCTTGCTGCGCCGGTTTCAGAAAGCCGAGCAAGGCGTTCTGGCTATCGCGGCACGCCGCCTTGTGTTCCATGTCGAGAAAGTGCCCGGTGGCTTGCAGCGTGGTGAACGTGCTCTGCGCCACATGATTGCCGAACAGGCGTGCGTCCTCGGCAGCGGTGTATTCGTCCCATTCGCCGTTTAAAAACAGCACCGGCACGTTGATCTTTTTCGCGGCATTCAGATAGCACTGCCGATCGCTGTGCAGTACGTCGCTGATGTGGAAGTGCATCTGCCCGTATTCGTGCTCGGCGAGGCTGCTGACGTGGCGATAGTTGAAGCGTTTGAACAGTGACGGCAGGTGTTTGCCGATGGTGTTGTTGACCAGATGGCCGACACGGTCGCCGTCGCGCTGGCCGAGGTAGTCGACGCCGCGTTCGAGGTAGTCGAGCATGTGCGCATTGATCACCGGCGAGAACGAGCTGATCACCGCCCGTTCGATGCGCCGTGGCTGGTGGGCGAGAGCGACCAGGGTCGCAGCGCCGCCCCAGGAGAACGACAGCACGTGTTCGGCGGCGAAGTGGTCGATCAGCTCGAGCAGAATCAGCCCTTCGACGTCCTTCGTCAGATGTTTCTCGTGGCGGTTGTGGGCTTTTGACCGGCCCGCGTAGGGCTGGTCGTAGCAAACCACGTTGAATTGCGGGTGCAGGTTTTTCACAGTCTGTGCAAACGACGCAGTCGTGGCCATCGAGCCGTTGACCAGGATGATGGTCTTTTCTGCGGCGTCTGCGCGATAGAACTCCGTGTAAACCCGATACTGACCCTGTATATCCAGCACAGCGATTTCTGGCCTCATGTCATAAGACTCCTGGCAAGCAAGCGGGTATGCGCGCAAATAGAGATTGCACGAGCTTTGTGACAGGTAGGCATACGCCTGGAATTTGCTTGGC encodes:
- a CDS encoding type II toxin-antitoxin system HipA family toxin; protein product: MLEQVDVYYEGWGERWRWGTLASTIALTGRPQVVFEYSDEAKNRGLELSSLRLPLQGARLNRDFPSHQLGLPGPVYDSLPDGWGMLLMDRLFKRRGLNPARIGPLERLAYIGNNAMGAMSFEPVAPEALEPQMHVPIELLASEVQEVLKGKGGELLQKLLLVGGSPQGARPKALVYRDPHTDAFTTAATPGFEAWLVKFPAQQEHPEVCAIEMVYAECLRLCGIQTPDTRYFSLSEGMAAFATKRFDRQNDLRVPMQSLAAFTGADFRSPGALDYVNFLRATHKCSNDVREKAAAFERVVFNVAFNNRDDHPKNFAYIMSPGGDWKLAPAYDVTFCEGPGGYHQMDVMGEALEIGRENLLNLAVEAEVNAATAADIIDRFCEVASRFSAMAESVYPGVITQETLRIIQQRIDQNIGLLA
- a CDS encoding helix-turn-helix domain-containing protein produces the protein MLDLSLTTASEIVKRICQRLRTERLALEMTQADVAARAGIATNTVSNLEAGRNVSFDNMVRVAMVLGREKELEGLFLPRLETLDDIIRYEKTAKRHRIKRKADNA
- a CDS encoding type II toxin-antitoxin system HicB family antitoxin encodes the protein MLYPIAISIGDDHHAWGVEVPDIPGCFSAGEDLDDAVAMAREAIEGHFEILADDDAPIPAASKLSLHVANPKYAGCAWAVVDIDVLKYLGKAQKLNITLPGHLLNRIDEYVLHHPEEKSRSGFLASAALKVLQQG
- a CDS encoding type II toxin-antitoxin system HicA family toxin yields the protein MNSRFLIGQLVADGWYLVRIKGSHHHFKHPSKPGLVTVPHPKKDLLKKTAISILQQALL
- a CDS encoding BRCT domain-containing protein; the encoded protein is MSTLKFSYRDAKGDLSQRELIQWSENSIYIQGRSASDTFPKTYRKDRIIEVLLGAELLLNEAAPPSPRLQHDRKPPALVASEAASRMPDPKMSPGRINQILFTGFAAAQRAELEQKAVEYGLKVMSTAGKTLTFLCYGENAGPTKVSKALEAGAFIINSEQFLNLITTGEIP
- a CDS encoding alpha/beta hydrolase encodes the protein MRPEIAVLDIQGQYRVYTEFYRADAAEKTIILVNGSMATTASFAQTVKNLHPQFNVVCYDQPYAGRSKAHNRHEKHLTKDVEGLILLELIDHFAAEHVLSFSWGGAATLVALAHQPRRIERAVISSFSPVINAHMLDYLERGVDYLGQRDGDRVGHLVNNTIGKHLPSLFKRFNYRHVSSLAEHEYGQMHFHISDVLHSDRQCYLNAAKKINVPVLFLNGEWDEYTAAEDARLFGNHVAQSTFTTLQATGHFLDMEHKAACRDSQNALLGFLKPAQQASRTRYSFVQDQHALAI